The DNA segment TTTCATATACTTATATTTAAATTTTTTCTTTAAAATATACTAGAAGCTGCAATATGATTTGACTCCTATCTCTTGATTGCTTTTCTATTTTTTGAGTTATTAGAATCTTTATTACGATAGTCGTAGTATATCCTAACTCCTCTTATAGATCACCTTAATAAAACTCTTCTATTATAACTTTCATCATATCTTAAAAAAGTATTAAGATTATCAGAACTAGAAATAGAATTTTGTTTCAAAAATTCTCTCATTTTAATTCTTTTTTGCTTTTTTTCTTCAGACATATTTCTTCTCATAAAAAAAACTCCAAGTTAGATAATTTAATATTACTCTAACTTGAAGATTTAGACAAATATTTAATTAGATCCAATTTAATAACTAAAAAGGTTATCTTCTATTTTTTATAAATTGTAAAATGCTCTTCTACATAGTCCTCTTGCTTTATTGTTCTAGCTAAAAATATAGCTAATATAATTTTACAATTTAAATCTTCTAAATTAGTAGCTAAAGAGTAAAAAGTTTTTCCAGAAGTTAATATATCATCAAAAACTATAAGGTATTTTTCCTTTAATTTATCTTTATTTAATATAAACTCATATTTCTTAACCTTCATATCATCTTTCAAATGATTAGGAGAGTTATTTTCTTTCATGCTTATATAAGCATATCCATTTTCAATTTTTAACTCTTCACACAAAAGCTCACAAAATTTCTTATATCTCTTTTCATTTACTTTTTTATTAGATGCTGGTATAGGAAGAAAAATTACTCCATTTAACTGGTAAGTTCCATAATTTTCTATAAGCCATTCCTTTATTTCAATAAGAAATTTATCAAAAGATACTCCGTTTTTAAACTCATATATTTCATCTCTTATCCTTCTATCTAAAGCTCCTATTTCGTATCTTTTGGGATAATATACTCTAAAAAATTTTATTGAATATTTTTTATTATCTTCTTTAAAAACTAAAGATTCGATATCTTTATATAACTCCATAGATATTCCTCCTAAAAAAAAGATTTTTTTATACTTGTCATAAGTATCCTCTTTATTCTAAAAAAAGAATATTACTTTGAAAATATACCTTACCCTTAAGGTCACTGCTACTAAAGTAGTGGGTCTTATAGAATTTGTTGTAAATAAAGAAAAAATAATTTTTTAGCTAAAAAACTAAAGTATCTGTATTATCCATAAAATCCAAAAATTCATCTAAATTTTCATATTCAAGATTAATATTAAAAGTACTAGCTAATGAAAATGCCATTTCGTTGGCTTTATCTAAGTTTTTATTATCTAAAGATAAATTTAATTCTTTTATTTTATCCATAAAATTAGATTTTTGTTCAAATAAAGTAGCAAGAACATTTTTTTCAATATTTTCTGCTCCTTCTTTAATTTCTTTAGATCTTTGATCAAATATTTCATTTATTCTTTGAATTTTCTTTTCCCATTTAGATCCAAACAAATCAAGTTTATCTAATATATAAACTACTCCCGCTACTGAAAATCCTTCTAGTAAAATCATTATAATAGTATTAAGCGGACCTGCAAATGGAATAATTTTTGATATTGTTTCATTAGCAGATACGAAAAAAGTACCCCTAAAGCCGTGGTTGCTAATAATTTAGTTATTGCATCCATTCTTTGACTTAAAGTCATTCCTTCGGGAGGAGATACTAGTAATTTTATTGATTGAACTATTGCACCAAATCCTTTAACAACAATTTGCCCGATCATTTTAATTGTTCCTAAGAAAAAATCAAATATTAATTTTACAAAACCCTTAATAGCTTCAATTATCATATCTTTAATGCTTCCTGACATAATATCTTTTAAAGATGTTATTATATAAGTTACAGCTCTATTTACTCTTATTTTCAAAGCTTCTAAGGTTGTGCTAGCATCAATATTATGTGTTATCCCATTTTTAAATGAATCGACTACTTCAAAGTAAGTTGTTTTTATTAATAAAATAGTCATTCTAGTATAAATACCTGTCTTTGCTGAATCCACACCCACTTTTAAACTTGTTTTACTCATCTCTTTTAATGCTGTATTTCTCATTTCTGAATTATTTTTAAAATTATTCACGACCCTTTTATTTGCTTCTTTTGCTATTGCACTATTTGCTTGTTTTTCTTTACTCTTCATTATCGCAATTGTTTCTTTAGAAAGTTCATTCTTATTACTTTCTATGTATTGAGAGTTTGTTTTATCCCCTTTAGAACGATTAAGTTTTGAGTTTGTTAAAGCATAATTATCCTCTAAATTACCAATCACTTTTATATCGGATTCTTTTAAAAGTATATTACGTTTTGTTTGTTCATGAAGTTCTTTCAGAGGAACTATATGATCTACATCTGTTGTATGACTATTTATATCTTTAAAATTTCTTTTTTCTGCATCATTTCTTTTCTTATAGATACTTTTCTTCTCAACATACTCATCTTTTACTGTTTTTCCATTTGTTTTTTCATCTCTATAATTATCTCTCTTACTAACATGATCTAATTTGTTTCGATTAAATTCTCTTTCTTCTATGTCTAACTCTATTTTTTTATTCAGACTTCTTACTCTAACATCAGATAAGTTATAATTATCTATAGTAAATTCTTTACATTCTCTTACAACTTCTCCAGGAGAAATTGACATTTCGGCTTTTCTTCCAACTACATCTAACATTCCATATACTGAAGGAATCATTAATGATTCTATGGCTCCGCCTTTTCCATTAAACTCTTCATCAATTTGTTTAAACAAATCTTCAGCTTCTACTTTATTATAAAATTCCATTTCTAATAACTCTTTAACCATATCTAATGGATTAATTGTATCAAAATCATTTTTTTCCATAACCTATCCCCCTATGCTGATACTTTTAACTCTTCTAATACTTGTTTATTACTTTTTATAAAATCATTTATATTATTTGTATCTTCTGTAATAATAGTTGAATTTTCTGTGTTTATATACTGCATCTTAGACATCTCTATTAATGTTTTAACTAGTGTAGTAGAAAGCATTATATTCTTTTGAGATAGTTTAGGAAGATCTCTTACACTATATTTTCCACTAATTAACTTTTTAGTTAGAATTATTAATTTTGTTCTTACTTGACCTAAAGAGAACTCTAAATGTCTATTTGATTTATCAACTACGTTTATAAGTTCTTCAAAATAACTAGATATATTCTTAAGAGATTCTACCATTAAATTTAGTCTCTTAATTTCTGCATGCATTTTTTCTACTTCAATTTTAACTCTTCCCGCTTCTTTTTCTGCATTTTCAAGTGATTCTCTTGCTTGACCTCTTGTTAAAAACCCTAATGTAAATATTGCCTTCATATTATTTTTAAATGTATCTTTTTGAAAATCAATCTTTATTACTTGTTCAATTGCTTTCATTTCAGAGAGATTAATATTTTTTATATTTGCTTTTTCTAATAATTCTTGACTTTCTATTGCGGCATCTCTAATCTTTTTTAATATATTAATGTATCTTTTTAAAGAGATATTCATAAATTTCTGTTTGTAGCTATTAATATCTTCTACTAATGTATTTATCTCATCTATACAAGAATCTCTTGAACCATTATATAATTTCAATTCGCGTTCATATTTCTCTTTAGTTTTTTCGTATAGTTGTTTTGCCTTATCTGCTGTTTCTTGTCCTGTAAATTTATGATAAACATCCTTTACTTTATCTCTTACTTTTCCTGCAACATTTTTAACTGTATCAACAATTGCTGATCCTATATTTTTTACCCAACCAAAGAATCCCATACTTCCTCCTATTTATCTTCTAATAATATATAACCTTCTACTAGCAAATCATTAAATGCGTCTACCCATCTTTTCATCTTATTAAAATCATATTTTTCTAAATGCCACACTTCTAATAGTTCTTTAAAAACTTCATCTTCTGCCATTAGTTTATCATTACTATTTAAAGCTAAAGATATCAACTCCAAAAGAAATACTTTTTGAGTTTTTTTAGGAAATCTTTTTAAAGTTAAATTAAGATCACTAACATTTTTTCCTTCAATTTTGTATTCTGTTTTTGCTAATCCTAGTTCTCTTCTATAATTTTCAAAAGTTAATCTATCTTTTGGTGTTATACTCCCATTTTTATTTGCAATTAAAAAGGCCAACTCTAAAAAAACCTTTTTTTCTGATTTTTGTAACTCTTGTAAAAACATCTGTTATATCCTCCCTATTACCTTACCATTGCCATCATATTTTATTATTTCCTCTTTTTTTCTTCCTTTTTCTTGAGTATACTCTATTTTTTCAATTATTTCACCATTTTTATATTTTAATTTTGTTACTAACTGTCCATTTTCATATATCTCACCTTGAAGAAAGTTCTCATTATTATCATATATCATAGTATTTATTAATTTTTTATTTACATCATATGTTTCTGTTTTTACTACTTTATTTTGCTTATATTGAATTTTAGTTACGGTATTATCTGATTTGTCTAAATATTCAGTTACAAGATCTTCAGAATAAGTTTTTATTAGATTTCCTTCTTCTACTCTTCCATTTAATTTTTTAGGTTTAGAATTTTGTTTTGTTGCTTCAATGGAAGAATTTTTTACGAAATTTTCTAGTTTTTCTAAAATTTTATTATAATTTTTCTCTAATAAATTATACTTTTCTTTTATTTCTTTCTCTGACTTAGAAGTTGAATCTAATACTTCTAACTTTGTTTTAGATATATTTTCATTTAATAATTTTGATGTGTTTTCTAAGTTTTCACTTAAATTTCTTGATACCTCTGATATTCTATTTAAATGAATCTCTTTTGTTTCTTCTAACTCTTTTGATAATTTTAATGTTTCTTCTTTTAAATTTTCTTGAAGATTACTACTTTCTACATCTAGCTTTGTTAAAATTTCTTTCTTATCTTTTTCTATTATCTCTTTCAGTTCCTTTTCTGACTTAGAAGTTGAATCTAATACTTCTAACTTTGTTTTGGATATATTTTCATTTAATAATTTTGATGTGTTTTCTAAGTTTTCACTTAAATTTCTTGATACCTCTGATATTCTATTTAAATGAATCTCTTTTGTTTCTTCTAACTCTTTTGATAATTTTAATGTTTCTTCTTTTAAATTTTCTTGAAGATTACTACTTTCTACATCTAGCTTTGTTAAAATTTCTTTCTTATCTTTTTCTATTATCTCTTTCAGTTCCTTTTCTGACTTAGAAGTTGAATCTAATACTTCTAACTTTGTTTTAGATATATTTTCATTTAATGATTTTGATGCATTTTCTAAGTTTTCACTTAAATTTCTTGATATCTCTGATATTCTATTTAAATGAATTTCTTTTGTTTCTTTTAACTCTTTTGATAATTTTAATGTTTCTTCTTTTAAATTTTCTTGAAGATTACTACTTTCTACATCTAGCTTTGTTAAAATTTCTTTCTTATCTTTTTCTATTATCTCTTTCAGTTCCTTTTCTGACTTAGAAGTTGAATCTAATACTTCTAACTTTGTTTTAGATATATTTTCATTTAATGATTTTGATGCATTTTCTAAGTTTTCACTTAAATTTCTTGATATCTCTGATATTCTATTTAAATGAATTTCTTTTGTTTCTTTTAACTCTTTTGATAATTTTAATGTTTCTTCTTTTAAATTTTCTTGAAGATTACTACTTTCTACATCTAGCTTTGTTAAAATTTCTTTCTTATCTTTTTCTATTATCTCTTTCAGTTCCTTTTCTGACTTAGAAGTTGAATCTAATACTTCTAACTTTGTTTTGGATATATTTTCATTTAATAATTTTGATGTGTTTTCTAAGTTTTCACTTAAATTTCTTGATACCTCTGATATTCTATTTAAATGAATCTCTTTTGTTTCTTCTAACTCTTTTGATAATTTTAATGTTTCTTCTTTTAAATTTTCTTGAAGATTACTACTTTCTACATCTAGCTTTGTTAAAATTTCTTTCTTATCTTTTTCTATTATCTCTTTCAGTTCCTTTTCTGACTTAGAAGTTGAATCTAATACTTCTAACTTTGTTTTGGATATATTTTCATTTAATAATTTTGATGTGTTTTCTAAGTTTTCACTTAAATTTCTTGATACCTCTGATATTCTATTTAAATGAATCTCTTTTGTTTCTTCTAACTCTTTTGATAATTTTAATGTTTCTTCTTTTAAATTTTCTTGAAGATTACTACTTTCTACATCTAGCTTTGTTAAAATTTCTTTCTTATCTTTTTCTATTATCTCTTTCAGTTCCTTTTCTGACTTAGAAGTTGAATCTAATACTTCTAACTTTGTTTTGGATATATTTTCATTTAATAATTTTGATGTATTTTCTAAGTTTTCACTTAAATTTCTTGATACCTCTGATATTCTATTTAAATGAATCTCTTTTGTTTCTTCTAATTCTTTTGATAACTTTAATATTTCTTCTTTTAAATTTTCTTGAAGACTATTTTTTTCTAAATCTAATTTCAATAAAATTTCTTCCTTTTGTTTAATATTTTCTAAGTTATTTTTTAGCATTACAAGAAAAAAATCTCCCAGAATAATAAATTCTAAAATATTATTCATATTTAAATTTAATCTTTTGTCAATTAATAAAATAATTGTGTTTATTATTAACAAAACAAATACATACAATGAATAATTTATTTCTTTTAGTAAATTCTTCATGTTTCCCCCTCTTTATTATTATGTTTCTGTTAACTTAAAATTTATTGAAACTGCTCCAATCCTTTGAGGTATAATAGTTATTCAATTAACCAATACCTCTCCGAGAAAGAAGTAGTTTTTAACTATGAATTTAATTATATCATTTCAAAATCAATATATCTATTTGAAATATTTTTAATTTTTTTTAAAATTTCTTCAAAAAATAAATCTTGTGAAAAATCTATTCACTGAATATTATCTTCAATTGATTTAATATTATTTTCACTCTCTTATTTTCTATTTAAATTAATATTACTCTGTAAAAGTCAGCATTAATTTAATATAAAAAATAACTTCCCATAATAGTTTAACACTATTACAGAAAGTTATAATCTTTAAAATATTTTTTAACTTATTTTAATTTTTAGTTATTTTTATTTTTAAAACCTCTTCTTTTTGTTCCTTTTGAGCATCAAAGGTTATATCTTCAATTTTAAATCCATACTTTTTTAATTTTTCATCTATTTCGGTAGAAAACTTTCTAATCAGTTTTTCTGTTTCTAAATTTAACAAAATTAATGCCCCCATCAATATTATTTTTTATTTTTCTTTCTAAACTCCCAAGGTGGCGTAGGATTTTTCTCTTTCCATAACCCTAACCCTTCTAATTTAGCTTTTTCTTCAGCAGCAGCAAATTCTAAATTTTTCTTAGAATACTGCTTATACCACCAAGCATTTCCTGTTTCTAACATGTAAAGATTTACATTTTTTCCGTTATAATAAACCTCTCCAACAACTCTTCCATATTGATCTTTATCCTTAACATCAATCTCTACAATTTTACCATCTATCATCTTTTTTAAAACATCTAAAGACTTTATTCCATACTCTTGTTTTTTTTCTGGAGCATCAATTCCATAAAATCTAACTCTAACTTTTTCTCCATCTTTTAAAACAGTTATCGTATCTCCATCTGTAACTTTTATTACTTTTCCTGAAAAAGCAAAAGACAGTGTAGTTAATAAAAATGCTATTAATAAAATAATTATTTTTTTCATAATTTTAACCTCCATCCATAAACTTACTTTTTATTTTTATAGTTCTATTATTTACTTTTTTTTAAAATACTTAATTCGTATTCTAATTCTTTTATCTTTTGATAATATTCAGCTATCTTTTTTTCAATCTTTGTAATTTTATCAAAATCATTATATAAAATTTCTGCTTCTTCAATTTCGGGTATTCTATCTTTCGGGTTACCCGAAAGATTAACTTCAATCTCTTTTGCTACTAATACTGGCTTTTCAGCATTTACAATTTCTAATATTTCTTTAACATCTACTTTATCTTTTATTTTAGAAATAGTTTTTATAGCTTTTTCTGGTATTTCAAATATTCTCTCATTCTCAACTTCCATAAATAATTCATTTCTTTTAAGAAGCATATATACAAAATCTTTTTTAAACCCCAATACTTCAAACCATTTTACAAATGATCCTGTCTTTGCAGATGCTAATGTTTTTTGAGCTTCATAAAATATCTTTGATAAGGCTATAGTATTTTTAGAAAGTTCATTTGCATGATGAATTGCTTTCTCTTCAAATAGAATCATTTGTTCTTTCTGTGTATTTTCAAGCTCAAACTCATCATAATTTAATATTGGATTATATTTTTCTTTAATTTCAACTATCTCTGTTGTTTCTATATTAGCTTTTGGAATATTAGTTTCTTTAAATTTTTCTCCTAATTTATTTGCTATTTTTACATTAATCTTTTTCATTAAGACACCACCCTAGCAATTTCTATTAAATTATTTTGTATTTCATCTATTTTTTTTGAACTACTCTCTAAAATAGTTTTTCCTTGATGTGTTAATTCAGATAAAAATGCCATTTGAGGTATAGGTTCAGCAAAATAAATTGAGTTCCCTTTTAAGAAATCTCC comes from the Cetobacterium sp. NK01 genome and includes:
- a CDS encoding phosphoribosyltransferase; this translates as MELYKDIESLVFKEDNKKYSIKFFRVYYPKRYEIGALDRRIRDEIYEFKNGVSFDKFLIEIKEWLIENYGTYQLNGVIFLPIPASNKKVNEKRYKKFCELLCEELKIENGYAYISMKENNSPNHLKDDMKVKKYEFILNKDKLKEKYLIVFDDILTSGKTFYSLATNLEDLNCKIILAIFLARTIKQEDYVEEHFTIYKK
- a CDS encoding thermonuclease family protein, with protein sequence MKKIIILLIAFLLTTLSFAFSGKVIKVTDGDTITVLKDGEKVRVRFYGIDAPEKKQEYGIKSLDVLKKMIDGKIVEIDVKDKDQYGRVVGEVYYNGKNVNLYMLETGNAWWYKQYSKKNLEFAAAEEKAKLEGLGLWKEKNPTPPWEFRKKNKK